GAGCCTACAGTTCCATACATCCAACCAAATAGTCTATAATAGATGACTTTGCATAGGGATAACCAAGTGCTGCcatggttgaaaattttgtgagACTCCACATTAAGACAAGACGAGTAAACCACAAGATGgctaaatttatcaaaaacgGGCATATACAATTCATGCAAACAATCACAAAAATCTATGAAATCTTACGCAATCAGTGAGATCATAGTACAGCCACATGAAATCTACAAGACCTACTCAGACCAGAATCAGATCGAAACACTAGGTTCCTAGTAACCCGCAATTGCTACTCCTCTTTGCTTATATGTGTAAGTGTTAAACCATGGGCATGGAGGTTTCAATGGGGAAAAAACCACAAGGAAACTAAGGGGGGAAGAAACAATCATAGCAGTCCAATAAATCATTCGACCTGTGTCTCATGCAGAGAAGGGACAGGGAAGCTACCATGTCTTAAGAGTTCAAACACAGCCATTGCCATAAAATCATAACCATGGGCTTCCAAAATTTTGATCAAACCTGTAAATATCTTAGAAGAAAAGCACAGTATAGCAAGTAGAAAACAAACCTCTTAGCAATCAAGGCATCATTGTTATACATCGAATTTTGGTCCTGAACGCGAGATATCATGTCTAAACTGATTGTTGGGTAATGGGTATAGCAAATAACCTTACATCCAAACAACCGTGCAACTGGATATGTAAAGGCATATCCGCTGGTGTCAATATAATATAAAGGGGTATACTTGCATAAGGCTTCCCATGAAAGATAAACTGAACCAAGGCTCTGGCCAATCATAGTAAAGCGAGGATACATGGTTTCCTCTATCCACTTCCTCTTATATAGATGCACCACCTGACAAGCAGAGAGCAAAAAAATATCAGGAAACAACTGAAAACGTCAAAACCAGATAACTTCCTGGTTCAATAAATTTTCTAGCATATTTCCCTTGGAATAGGAGAAAGATCAAATAACAGCAAAAAATCCCAGTTTCGAGTATTCATATGTTCTCAGACTATGAACTAGAAAATTGGCATCATCACAAGACAATTAAGggattaagaaataatttttctttcttccgtTACAGGTGGATTATATTGGTATAAAAAATCAGTATAACCCACATAGAAAAAGAACAGATTGGGACAAAAATCACACCATTTCTAGTATCTTCTTGCAAATTGAAACATACCCAATcaccaattttcctaaattttattccttttttttttcctggggAGTTTTGAATTCAAACCACTACAACAAAATCCTCAAAAAAAATTCCCCTTTGAGCAGACACCCATAAGAAGCAATTCTCAATACAAAAATCTCATGATCGATCCAAAGTCAACCATAgaaaccaaaccaaacaaaaactTATCTCACTATAAACCCAAACAACagaaaaatatacatatatatatattttagagagagaggaagaaccTTCGGTGGATATAGAAGCTCGACCCCAAAACGCTGAACGGCACGAGCCATCAAGCTGTCAGGAGAAGCATCGTGGTCGCCAGTGTAGATGACGCAGTCCAGATCGGAGCTTTCTTCTTGGATGGCTTTGACGGCGCACCACAAGACCCTCTCACCACCACCGCCATCGTTGGTGTATGGATGGAAGAATGCAACCCCATGTCGTCTGTTGCTCCTGCCTTTGATAATTGAAAGTGAAATAGAACTCAAAATCAAGGCTACTGCACCTGAAATTAGGCACCATACCACAACCTCACTCGCCATTgatctcttatttttcttattttcagtGGATTAAACGATCGAAGATGTGGAAAAATAGGAAGAGATCGTCTTAAGACTTGATACAGAACTCTTTACAGAGCCATGAGATGAAAGTTTTCAACACCATAAAAGAAATTTTCGCTATATAATATCCGGTCAAGAAATGAAAGTTTCCAACACTATGTTACATATAGTCTGATTTTGCCCGTACAATTTTATTGCGAATCGTTTAGGGAATCccaattttttaaaggaaacaaACGATTCAAAAGTCTTTAGGCAAGAGAATTTAATTGTTTAGAGTATTCGATTATTTAAacttttgtttagtttttagaaaatttgggggaaaaataaagaaaaaaataaagaaaaacaaatttttaaaagctaaaaaaattacattttaacttctattaaatttattttattaatttttcttcttttatataatcattaaataattttaaaatatataaattttttactaacagaaaaaaaaaaaaaaaaaaaaaaaatctctttagAATACTTCCCTGAaataaagaagcaaaaaattctaaagtctttcttttaacattttaattaaCTCTACCAAATAAATTAAGCTTCttgatattcaaaataaaaataacgtaAATTATTCAGTTTGTTTTTGTATGGGATAGATCGCTCTCTAGTTCGAAACTGGGAATGTATATGAGATGGTTTATATGAATTCAACTGCCATCTTTTAGTTGGGAATTGAATTAATCATGATCTTTGCAGTCTGGTTTGCAACGTTATTAATAGGGCTATTTGATTGAAAAGACAAAATTGCCCTAGTCCGGAAAATAATCTATGCTTCAttgaaaaataagggaaaattaATCACATTTTTTAGGAACcagtatataatttttttattaagcagGAACTATTTTGTACTTTCTAcaaatatttctatatatttttaaaaaaaatttaatcattgtTTTCTAAATGGTTGATCTTCTATGGCCACGGAGAAGACTCCGATGTCTTGGAAAGCTTATTCCACATTTTCTGGCAAGGATTGAGAACATTTTTATGCTCtgtaaaattgtttatttttgtgttttgccATTTTTGGGTGTAAagtacatataaataatatccCAGAAGATTTGTGCAGGATTAGTCAGACCATTTAGAAGGAAAAGAGACAAATTAGTGAAGCCAATGCATTATCAATACATTATTATACTGCAAATAAAAATGTTCTATTAtaataaacaattattaataaaaggaaaaacctAGGAAGCAACCCATGTTAACGCATCTATTATTAATCATATATACTGGTGTTAAAACTAAGTTAATTATTAATACAAGTACGAGCCCTCGATTAAGGACTTTGTGGCAGTGCAAACTTCCAGAAATTAATGGAAAACTGGGAGGTATCAATCACCATGGCAATGTAATTGGCTAAAGGCCTCAGAATTCTGatccaaaaaatgaaactaGCATAAACAAATTCACACTAAATATGTATGAACAACAACCAAATATTGAGAGACAACTCAAATGTGTGACCAGGGAACACAAGATGCTTAATTCTAGGATGTCAAAACAAAAGGATATAAACCAGAGATGGTAATAACCAACAAATTGGAAATAACAGTCCGGGACAGATCAAGTGAACACTTGATAATCTGTATGAAGGGTCCTTGTATTATGCTTGGCTATATGTCCTGGACCGCAAGAAATAAGTACAGAAAATCCTCAGCTTGCCCTCTGCCagcagcaaaaaaaaaattgcctccCGCTACCAAAAGAATATTACAAAGAAATATATCCACACCTTATGACAAAACACCAGAGAAAATTGACATTATTTTGGACTAGACCTTCACTTGccacattataaaaaaaataataataaagagagAGAAGTGGAAGCGCAAAAATCCCACCAACACAAAATGGAACTCCAAACTGCTAGTTCGCTTTCCTCCTCAAGCAATCAATATCCACCACTAATTCTGATTTCAACAGTCACCAGCAGATTAATAAGTGCCCATTGGCGGCATTCCAAAAGGAGGCATTGGAGGCATTCCCATACTACCCATGGGAGGTGGAACAAAACCTCCTGCCATCCCAGCTCCTCCCATGCCGGGCATCGGAGGTGCAGGCAAAGCAAGGGGCAGCAACTGAGCATACATATTCTGCAGCCAATGTAACATATTAGTTTCTATTAGATTGCCCAGCTATAAATTAAGATGGTCAATAATAACAGAAGGGGATGAAGAAAAATGCCATGCCACTCATAACTACAGAATCAGTTAAATTTCTAGTTATGGTGTCTAAGGTAAGACACAATGACAACATCAACCAGCTGTTCGACTAAGAAGATTGCACAAAGTATACacaattaaaatattctaaGCAAAGGTCGAACAAGGACTAGATTACTGGTATGCATTAGAGAACcacaaaggaaaacaaagaaattgattttcaaagcAAAATACCTGCTGGGCGATTACATCcttctcttccttctctttAGCCTTAACTTCATTAAGAGCTTCCAGCCTGTCCTTAACAAGTTCATCAACTTTGCCTGCGTACTCACGGATAAACTGGAAGAAAGGGAAAGATTAGAAAGTGACCACgaaataaaatcaataagaatGGTTCATTAATTAATCAAGCTCCACTCGCTACGATGCAGTCTAACAATTCAGAGATGATGCCCAAATAAGTAGCTAGGACATAGAATGCTAAACCCAAGTCTCAAAATCTAATGTATCTGACCAAACACTACTGGACCAAGATAGGTAAATCAAACCCTCAGTACAACTTTCAAAGGGTGCGGAGTGGTGGAAGGTAAACAAGTGTAAATCTGGTTGTTCGAGCTGCAAGCTCATCATCTCAGCTCTAAAAAAGGCCCACACAGGCTGGGAAAGTCGCAAGCTAATTTCCCTCCTAAAATTCCTAATATATGAGAATGACAAGGGAAGAAGCAAACAGATCACCTGCAACAGATATGGCAAGGCAAAGTCAACCATATTGTTAATCCAGGCAAGTTCAAGAGCAATGTCTGGACGAATTAAGTCGTAGCACACAAAGAGGCAAGATGCAAAGCATTCTTTCTTTCCCTGCAAAAGTACATCAATATAAATTagacttaaaataataaaaataagcacCATACCACAGAAATTCAACAAAAAGATATTAGAACCATGCCCACATTAATGAAGAAGGGTGTAACCCAATGGATAAAAGACCAAATAGAATGAAAACCTTAACCTCACAAGATACATAAGATCTAAGTGAGGATGTTTAAGAACTGGAAAATCCAGAGGCATTGACAACAAGGGTGGAAACACCACAAAAGGAccagaaaaaaggaaaaaaggaaaatgaaaaaggagattCAACTGCTTTATGTTTTATACAACAGTGGTTAAGTCAACATTAAACTAAATTTACAAGAAGTTTAGTGCAAGTAAATCATAAGATGCATGGATATTTTGAATGGAGTTTCCAGGCCCAATAAGATTTAAACCCTGTCGGTTATGCTAGTGCATGAATGTGTgtgattgattttatattgtGGAAGACTATGGCTTTAGTTAAAGAGATGTCTTCAGATTGCTCTAGCATTCTGGGTACCTTCTCAATGAAATAAACAAGCAACTCCTCTGCAAGTTCACGGTCACCAGATTGCGAGGCAGTCTCCATCGCGTCTTTGTACAGGTTGTCTTTCTTAGACAATGCAATTGATTGCTTCCATCTGCCTGCTTTCTTGTATATATAAGCAGCAACACGTCTCATCTCAAGAAGCTCGTGTTTCTCAATCTGCTCAAACACATACCAACAAGGCTTATGAAATCAACCAGTGCATAGAAccacaaagaaaaacaattgcACCTCAAGAAATTATACTCCACCTTCTGTGCAAGGCCAATCTGATCAAAGTTATCATGCATATCAATTGATTCACGAAGTCTGTCATAGTCTTCCTCCTCAACATAAATCCCATTCAAAGCCTCATTCACAGCAGAAACATTGTTGCTCTGAACTGCAACCATATATGGCTTCACAAGATGAAGGTGACCTGCCtggaatccaacaaaaaacacataaccAAAAGAGTACATAAACTTCTAGAAGAGTCAAGGAAACAAGTAACATACttcagaagaaaaagaaaggaaacaaaaaagccAGCACAAACAAAAACCTTCCGCATTATGTCAACCACGCGAGTATGGTCTACTCGGAGTGCAAGCACATTTAGAAGATCATTAATGAGATCAGGATGCTCTTGCAAGTAAAAGTGCACGGCCTTGTAATAGAGCTCCACATTAGCAACTTTGACTGCAACATCTTTAAACTGCATGTGGTCCCATGCATCAGGAGAATGGTTCATTATAGTGGTTGCAGCATTGTCAAACTCATCATATTGGATATACAAGTAAGTGAGTTCCTTCCAGTGCTGCTGTTCATCACAAGCCCGTATAAGCTTGGGAATGTTGAGACGGGTTGAAAACAGTTTGATGTGTTCCATAAGCTTCTCAGGACGATATCGAGCATACAGGACACCCAACTCAGTAAAAATGCCCATATGTGCACGCTCCAAGCCCAGACCACTCTCCATGAGTGATATTAGCTCATTGAAGCATCCTCTATTCTGGTAATAATCGCTGACCTCTTCCAAATCATCGACCTACAAAATTCAAATCAATACACTAGGAAATTAGACCTGATTATAAAAAAGCGAAAACATTAGGCTTGGAAGCTCATACagaaggaaattttgaaacaacattCCATTTTTATGATGTTATCATCCCACCCTACCCTTAAAAAACAATACATTACCTGTATAATAATGTTGAGACCACATATCTGAGCTAAGCGGAACTCTTCTGCGTCAACACAAGCAAAGCAAACCTCCTTCCATGTCTTTGAGCTGTTAGCCTTCCGTGCTGCATCAACAGCACCTTGGAACTGTCTCAACTTCACAAGTGTGCAGGCCAACTTGGCCCAGttagaaataaaagcaaatattatttttgcaGCCTCGTATAGGGCTTCATCATACAACCGATCACCAACATTTTGGAGATTAGCAACATTTGGCATGAGAATGAATTCTTCAATTTCACCCAGCCGATCAATCTTCGCATAAGCATAAATGAGCTCACTGTCCACTTTGGGCTCTTTTGCCTTCTGTCTAACCATCAAAAGGTACCTCACTAAGTCATGGTAAACATTTGCATCTTCAGCAGCACGAATAACATCTAGGAACTGGGTGGCATCATCTGCACGAATAAATGACTCAATTGCATCACTAACCAACCCCTCCCTTAGTTGAGCCTTGGCCACCTGGCTCCAAACAGCATCTTCTTCAACACGGAATGCAAACTCCACAGCACGCTCAATGCTTTGGATATTATCCAGTAACACATTGACAGCTTGGACATTCAAGTTGAACTTCTTGAAAATTGCAAATGCTTCTTCAAACAGTTGGGCTTCCACTGCAACTTCACCAACGGCAGGACCATCAAAGTTATCCAGCCTGTTAATGTAATCCATCACTCTAGATGGATCTGCTTTAATGGCTGTCAAGATAAGAAGGTTCTGCAGGTTAAAGTTCCCACTGAATGCAGAGTTTTGAAGCACAATCTTTTCAAGTAGCTCAATTAGCTCGTGGGGTAGATCAGCTGTCATGAAAGCCTTAACAGCCGCAGAAACTTGTTCTGGACTCTTGCTTTCTGGCAAAGCAGTAGATACTACTTGATCAATGAGCTGTCTTCTATAATCATTATCAGGGTCAAGAACTTTCTCCCAGAGATCAGAATCCATCCTTTCAACTACATATCTGAAATGGAAGTATGTGTAAGTAGCGTTCATGTACCAAATGAATCCATGCATATGATAATATATCGGGAAGTAAACAAATCACAAACCTGGCTTGCAGTTTGAACAAAGAGTTCTTATTTGTGACATTTATAAGTTCTTCGTCACATTGTCCTCTCCGGTAAGCAACAACTGCGAGGGTGGGATCACGCTTTTCACAATATTTACCCACAACACGAGAATCATAGTATGGGTTGGTAGTGAGGAAGTGCTCTGGATTATTGTTGCTGTCTATAATGATTTTACCCAGAGCATTATGGACATGCACATCTTGGCTTCCCTCACTCACAAGATGCTCCAAGAACTGAGTGAGTAAACGGAGTCGATTTCTCTTCTGAAAACCACAGGCAAAGCATAAGAAATTGAAGTAAAAAGAAAGTGAACCAGAACATGGCATACGGTAGGGACACATCACCTCTTCTCACATTCATCCACAAGGGGCTCAACAGGAAGCAGCGACCGGACAGAAAGAATTAGACCTTTAATGAAATCTTCTGGACATTCATCATCTAGCAGCTGCCCCACAACTAAAGGTGCATTACTAGGGTTCACCTATCAAGAGAAGCAAAAGCaattaatttaatcaaataattgaagactaaaattaattagggcATTGAAGCATCCACAGGAGTTCATCATGACCCAAAGGGGATCCAAAATTCTAGAATTCTAGAAGGAACTCACACCTTTTGAACATAACCTTCAATATATCGAAGCATGTTGTTCGTGTATAGGTAATGTGTGAGATCTGGGACAAAACCAAAACGGTCACACACATTAATCAGCGGCCGTGCATCTGGAAGCTTGGCTTCCATTAGGaagttctttgttttttcagCATCATAGAAGTTTGATTCTCGAGTCACACGCTCAACCTCTTTAATTTGTCCAGTTTTAGCAGCAGCTTCAATATACTTGAAGTGAATGTCAGGATCCTCACTGTTCCATGAACCAAAAGAAAACGATatgaaaatcacaaaataagtTGGATGTACTGCACCTAAAGAAAGCAAAGTTCTTCCTTACTAAACAAATTACCTTGAGCTCAAATAGGAACCCAGAAAAAAGTACAATCCTTCGTATGATTTAAATTGCTCAAAGAGTTTTACGCATTGATCAACACCCAATTGCTCAGAATATTCTTTGGCAGTCTGCACAGACCAATATTAGTGAAAGCGAGAAATAAGTTTACAAGTCGATCTGGATCATCCATCAGAAGACAATGATGGGTACCTGAACAATTATCTGAAGGTTGCCTCTTAGATTGACCAGAAGAAGGTCCTTCATGCACTCCAAAGCCCATTCTCGTGAAAGCGTACCAAAGAACTCTACAAGTGcctgaagagaaccacatattCAATAGCAAGTTTACAACCTCCTAGTGAACCAAGAAACACAGTTGAAGTATAAAAACCTGTGGCTCAATTGCATGTGTATTCACAATGACGCGTTTTATATCTGGCAACTCAGTATAATGCTGCACAAAATATAAGTGTTTTAACCAAGAggtataattaatttcatgtaacaataaaaaaggtaaaaaataaaataaaatgaattgcAAGAACCAATTTCACCTGAAGGGCTCGCACATAAAGACCAGCTTTTTCACAAAGCTGGGCAATCCGTGGACGATCATAATGGCTAAACATCCCATTTGCTAATATAGCATCTGCAACATTTGGGTAAGTTACCAGATTGATTTCCAGGACCTGTAAAACAAGAAATGTTAtggaactgaaaaaaaaaaatgatgaatactgaaaataaaattgcatcACAGGAAAAAAGTAACCTTTGTTTGCAGGAAACCATGCTCAGGTAAATTTGGCTTCAAAACATCTAACAAAAATGCTGTTGCTTCACGTATCAAGTTCCTCTGAAGAATACAATAATAAAGACTTAAGCTTAATTGGTAATTTGGCATCTTGCAAATTGCAACAATGCCCAATACTGTTCAGTCCTATGAAGCATGTCACAAAAAGGAACAAAAGCTTCAAAGAAGCATCAGCATGACTTGCGGTATGGAAAGATACAAGATTGGTTACCAAAAAATGTAAGATCAGTGattatgatattatatattcAATTAATAGAGGCAGCAGTCACATAACAAACCTGAAGAAAGAGATCAGTTATCGTATTAAAATCAATGGGACAACCTCCCTCCATTTGAGACATCATTAACGCAAAATTTACAGCTCCCTGCAACCCAAAAATAAATGCCTCCACTCAGGAAAATTTTATCCAATTTGAAATTTAAGCTGATCCTTTCTGGAACAATTTCATAAAAGGAAAATCTGCAAACACTAGAAAAAGGCTTGCATACCTGAGGATCTGATCGAAGAATGGTTTGCAGAAGGAACAAATAATCAGGAGTATACCCAACCTACAGCGACGAAGAAAACACAGTTACTCTAAATACCcataattcaataataaaatattatggataaaaaaaagTAGTAACAGATAAGAAACAAATTTtacaggaaaaagaaaaaaacatatattttgtttaagaggCAACGAAAACCTAGATCATGCTATTCACCTGCTTTGAGTATATCAGAATTTTGTCAAACTCCCGACGCTCAGCAAAGGCTGCAACAACTTTCGGAGTTGCTCTtgctttaatatatattttgagtGCAAGGTCAGTATCCACAGTCTACAAAAAAACATGGTTTTCAAtgtcaaaattatatttaaaaaaaaaatcacttaaattagcaggataaaaataataaaataaactcaaattaGCATCCCAACAAGAATTGTCTTAAGTGGACAAAAAATAATCATCTCCAATTGCATATCAAACCTTCACTAGATCCCCAAGTTCCTCACTGCACTCCAGCTTGTCCTCTGCTAACCAATTCTCCAAAAGATTCTTCTTGTTCTGATTCACAACCAGGCGTGATAATTCCAATGACTCAAATGCATTGAGCTTTCCTCTAGTTAGAAGTGTTCCAAAGTACTGTAGCAAAGGTGGAGTCTGCCCAGATTGCATAGGAACACTCTGCAAAAATTAGACACCAGAAGAAGACAAAGTGGTTAGCATCTTTCCCACCCCAAAATGCCAGggaatggttttttaaaaaaataaaaaataaaggaagaaagaaaggtggaaaaagagaaaagaaagaccAAAACCATTActttcaatttcatttcatcCTGGCTAGGATAGATGGGGTGCTTCATATCAGTAGAAAACAGGAAAGCAAACACTCCTATTTTGTACAAAGCCAGATTTGATCTTCATCAATCCAATCCACTAAGGTCGTTCAGGCCCATTTTGCCCACTAAACTACATTTTTATAAACCCTCACATGTTTTTGGTATTTGAGACCTTGATATTGTATTCTAAACAGGATTGATCTTATACAAGTATGGCCTGTTATAAAAGGTTAGAACTAAAATGCAGACCATATCAGCAGCTGTGGTCAAAACTATCAGCATTCCCATCCTTCCTTACAGGAGTCCAGTTGCAAAGAAATTAATCAACAGAATAACATTAAGCACTGTGGGGAACATGTGAAATAGTTAACAAAATAGACACCTGAAATTTGGCAACTGTGTCTGGTGTACGGAGAATTCCTTGTGGAGATTCAGCAGCAAGCTCAGCAGCCTCCTTATACTTTGTCTGAGCAAACAATTCTTGGA
This DNA window, taken from Vitis riparia cultivar Riparia Gloire de Montpellier isolate 1030 chromosome 13, EGFV_Vit.rip_1.0, whole genome shotgun sequence, encodes the following:
- the LOC117928627 gene encoding clathrin heavy chain 1-like, whose amino-acid sequence is MAAANAPITMKEVLTLPSLGISPQFITFTHVTMESDKYLCVRETAPQNSVVIIDMNMPMQPLRRPITADSALMNPNTRILALKAQLPGTTQDHLQIFNIEMKAKMKSHQMPEQIVFWKWITPKMLGLVTQTSVYHWSIEGDSEPVKMFERTANLVNNQIINYRCDPSEKWLVLIGIAPGSPERPQLVKGNMQLFSVEQHRSQALEAHAASFATFKVPGNDQPCTLIGFATKSFNAGQIVSKLHVIELGSNPGKPGFTKKQADLFFPPDFADDFPVAMQISHKYGLIYVITKLGLLFVYDLESASAVYRNRISPDPIFLTAEATSIGGFYAINRRGQVLLATVNEAAIVPFVSSQLNNLELAVNLAKRGNLPGAENLVVQRFQELFAQTKYKEAAELAAESPQGILRTPDTVAKFQSVPMQSGQTPPLLQYFGTLLTRGKLNAFESLELSRLVVNQNKKNLLENWLAEDKLECSEELGDLVKTVDTDLALKIYIKARATPKVVAAFAERREFDKILIYSKQVGYTPDYLFLLQTILRSDPQGAVNFALMMSQMEGGCPIDFNTITDLFLQRNLIREATAFLLDVLKPNLPEHGFLQTKVLEINLVTYPNVADAILANGMFSHYDRPRIAQLCEKAGLYVRALQHYTELPDIKRVIVNTHAIEPQALVEFFGTLSREWALECMKDLLLVNLRGNLQIIVQTAKEYSEQLGVDQCVKLFEQFKSYEGLYFFLGSYLSSSEDPDIHFKYIEAAAKTGQIKEVERVTRESNFYDAEKTKNFLMEAKLPDARPLINVCDRFGFVPDLTHYLYTNNMLRYIEGYVQKVNPSNAPLVVGQLLDDECPEDFIKGLILSVRSLLPVEPLVDECEKRNRLRLLTQFLEHLVSEGSQDVHVHNALGKIIIDSNNNPEHFLTTNPYYDSRVVGKYCEKRDPTLAVVAYRRGQCDEELINVTNKNSLFKLQARYVVERMDSDLWEKVLDPDNDYRRQLIDQVVSTALPESKSPEQVSAAVKAFMTADLPHELIELLEKIVLQNSAFSGNFNLQNLLILTAIKADPSRVMDYINRLDNFDGPAVGEVAVEAQLFEEAFAIFKKFNLNVQAVNVLLDNIQSIERAVEFAFRVEEDAVWSQVAKAQLREGLVSDAIESFIRADDATQFLDVIRAAEDANVYHDLVRYLLMVRQKAKEPKVDSELIYAYAKIDRLGEIEEFILMPNVANLQNVGDRLYDEALYEAAKIIFAFISNWAKLACTLVKLRQFQGAVDAARKANSSKTWKEVCFACVDAEEFRLAQICGLNIIIQVDDLEEVSDYYQNRGCFNELISLMESGLGLERAHMGIFTELGVLYARYRPEKLMEHIKLFSTRLNIPKLIRACDEQQHWKELTYLYIQYDEFDNAATTIMNHSPDAWDHMQFKDVAVKVANVELYYKAVHFYLQEHPDLINDLLNVLALRVDHTRVVDIMRKAGHLHLVKPYMVAVQSNNVSAVNEALNGIYVEEEDYDRLRESIDMHDNFDQIGLAQKIEKHELLEMRRVAAYIYKKAGRWKQSIALSKKDNLYKDAMETASQSGDRELAEELLVYFIEKGKKECFASCLFVCYDLIRPDIALELAWINNMVDFALPYLLQFIREYAGKVDELVKDRLEALNEVKAKEKEEKDVIAQQNMYAQLLPLALPAPPMPGMGGAGMAGGFVPPPMGSMGMPPMPPFGMPPMGTY